In one window of Candidatus Poribacteria bacterium DNA:
- a CDS encoding DUF2283 domain-containing protein, which yields MVPVIMDRYIHLIPAVKHSPKHYLWSSYDAEADVLYVNFKKPSHADDSELTDDDVIIRYEQGEVIGLTILNASQRFPES from the coding sequence ATGGTCCCTGTAATTATGGATAGATATATACACCTGATTCCCGCAGTGAAGCATTCACCTAAGCACTATCTATGGTCTTCGTACGATGCCGAAGCCGATGTGTTATACGTGAACTTCAAAAAACCGAGTCATGCGGACGATAGCGAGTTGACTGACGATGACGTAATCATCCGCTACGAGCAGGGCGAAGTGATCGGTCTAACAATCCTCAACGCTAGCCAGCGTTTCCCGGAATCGTGA
- a CDS encoding Gfo/Idh/MocA family oxidoreductase: MKAAVIGCGAQGRGGHVANYAKMEEVSLLAVCDVNFERAQAVAKEFKVSHVYADHREMLEQHDLDLVSVCTPHALHRNQTVDAFDAGANVICEKALCVSSTEAQEMIDACKRNGKKMSMGLQNRGLASGYALKQFIETGALGRIYYTRVWTGHVMNIPGYSVFHNKALSGGGVLYSTAVHTLDLANWIVGDPTPVAAMGTTYQKVRNMKNPVISWEGTLEDFETEDFAAGYIRFADGSGLSLESNWLTHPWKNRPTIEVLGDFGAAEIPLKIYLDEGDQVFDRTPEVVEPENSFFEVLKDFVVAVRDDRTPVVRFSEMLHVQQMMEGIYRSAETGQEVSIGSDNG; the protein is encoded by the coding sequence ATGAAAGCAGCTGTGATTGGTTGTGGTGCGCAAGGCAGAGGCGGGCATGTCGCAAATTACGCAAAGATGGAGGAAGTATCGCTTCTCGCCGTCTGCGATGTCAACTTTGAACGCGCCCAAGCGGTAGCAAAGGAGTTTAAGGTTTCGCACGTATACGCCGACCATCGAGAAATGTTAGAGCAGCATGACTTGGACCTCGTCAGTGTCTGTACGCCTCACGCGTTACACAGAAACCAGACGGTTGATGCCTTCGATGCGGGCGCAAATGTCATCTGCGAAAAAGCACTCTGCGTAAGCAGCACGGAGGCACAGGAGATGATTGACGCCTGCAAACGGAATGGTAAGAAGATGAGTATGGGACTCCAGAATCGTGGACTGGCATCGGGGTACGCGCTCAAGCAGTTCATCGAAACGGGTGCCTTGGGACGGATATACTACACCCGCGTTTGGACAGGACATGTAATGAACATTCCAGGCTACAGCGTCTTTCACAACAAAGCACTGTCCGGCGGTGGTGTTCTTTATAGCACTGCTGTGCACACCCTCGATTTAGCAAACTGGATCGTCGGCGATCCAACACCCGTTGCCGCAATGGGAACCACCTATCAGAAGGTGCGGAATATGAAAAACCCGGTAATTTCGTGGGAGGGAACGCTGGAAGATTTCGAGACAGAGGATTTCGCAGCAGGTTACATCCGCTTTGCGGACGGTTCAGGATTATCACTTGAAAGCAATTGGCTCACGCATCCGTGGAAAAACCGACCGACCATTGAGGTTTTAGGAGACTTTGGCGCGGCGGAAATTCCCCTGAAGATCTATCTCGATGAGGGCGATCAGGTCTTTGACAGAACCCCGGAGGTTGTCGAACCTGAAAACAGTTTCTTTGAGGTTCTTAAAGATTTTGTTGTAGCTGTCCGCGATGATCGAACACCAGTCGTCAGATTCAGTGAGATGCTGCATGTGCAGCAGATGATGGAGGGAATCTATCGTTCCGCTGAAACTGGTCAAGAGGTGTCCATCGGATCGGATAATGGTTAA
- a CDS encoding aldo/keto reductase, with translation MKLPKASTIAFTPDLHICRLLNGMWQVSGAHGPINPEAAIRSMFDCIDAGFTTWDLADHYGPAEDFIGEFRRQLAAERGADFLSEIQAFTKWVPRPGRMAKRWVESNIDISRNRMGVDQLDLLQFHWWDYSNENYLSGLTYLAELRDEGKLKHLGLTNFDTEHLSRITDAGIRIVSNQVQFSLIDRRPEVAMIPFCQAHKIQLLTYGTLCGGLLTEKYLRQPEPRGRELNTASLHKYKQMIDAWGGWELFQTLLSTLEEIAQKHHVSISNVAVRAILDRPTVAGVIIGVRLGVTEHRAVNARVFDFALDSEDYARIDALQSQSRNLYNQIGDCGDEYRSW, from the coding sequence ATGAAACTTCCGAAAGCCAGTACGATTGCATTCACCCCAGATTTACACATCTGTCGATTGCTCAATGGGATGTGGCAGGTCTCCGGCGCCCACGGTCCCATCAATCCAGAAGCAGCGATACGGTCCATGTTCGACTGCATTGATGCGGGATTTACCACGTGGGACCTCGCCGACCACTATGGACCCGCAGAGGATTTCATCGGCGAATTTCGGCGGCAACTTGCGGCTGAACGTGGGGCAGACTTCCTTTCTGAGATTCAAGCGTTTACCAAGTGGGTGCCCCGACCGGGGCGGATGGCAAAACGGTGGGTAGAATCCAATATTGACATATCGCGGAACCGGATGGGCGTCGATCAACTCGACCTGTTGCAGTTTCATTGGTGGGACTACAGTAACGAAAACTATCTGTCGGGACTTACCTACCTCGCCGAGCTTCGGGACGAGGGAAAGCTGAAGCATCTGGGCTTGACAAACTTTGATACGGAACACCTGTCGCGCATCACGGACGCGGGTATCCGTATCGTCTCCAATCAGGTACAATTTTCATTGATTGACCGTCGACCGGAGGTGGCGATGATTCCGTTTTGTCAGGCGCATAAGATCCAGTTGTTGACCTATGGAACCCTTTGCGGTGGATTGTTGACTGAAAAATACTTGAGACAACCCGAACCGCGCGGGCGGGAATTGAACACCGCCAGCTTGCACAAGTACAAACAGATGATTGATGCGTGGGGCGGTTGGGAGCTATTTCAAACGCTGCTTTCGACGCTTGAGGAGATCGCTCAGAAACACCATGTCAGCATCTCCAACGTCGCCGTTCGAGCGATTCTTGACCGTCCAACGGTCGCCGGCGTTATCATCGGTGTGCGGTTGGGTGTCACCGAACACCGTGCCGTCAATGCCCGTGTGTTCGACTTTGCCTTGGACTCTGAAGATTATGCACGAATAGATGCGCTCCAGTCTCAATCCCGCAATCTGTACAACCAGATCGGCGATTGTGGAGATGAGTATCGAAGTTGGTGA